The following is a genomic window from Oncorhynchus masou masou isolate Uvic2021 chromosome 6, UVic_Omas_1.1, whole genome shotgun sequence.
AACTCAGGGTGTCATGTCATAGCAGACATCATTGAATCTTAACTCGGAGCAGATATTTAAGAGGTTTTTGAAAATGTCACGTAAAAAGCAAGGGAGATTTTACAGAAATTCTGTTAcgaaactttgcatctgcacagttcttccattaaatgtttttgtaaaaaaTGTCTGTGTAAAAGTTGCGAAGTTATATGGTTTGTTATACTTTGAAatgaatgtttttttgtttggcatacatttgaaatgtttaccatgttgtgctgctgtcatgttgtgttgctaccgtgttgttgtcatgttgtgttgcaaccgtgctgtgttgtcatgtgttgctgccttgctatgttgttgtcttaggtctctttatgtagtgttgtgtttcttgtcgtgatgtgggttttgtcctatatttttattgaattatttatttttaatcccagcccccgtcccccgcaggaggtcttttgataggccgtcattgtaaataagaatttgttcttaactgacttgcctagttaaataaaggttaaattaaaaaaaaaaaaaaatctgagtctCAGTACAATTACCGTTGAATTGCCCTATTTTGACCAGAAAATGTAATGTGCCTGTTCCTGTGAATCTCTCTTGCACAAACTTGCAGCAGGCTATAGCACTGGTGAGTGCATTAGCTACTGTATGTTGATAAGTTGGTGTTTGACTGTTTCAAATCTACTCTGGTGGGTTGTCTTCCTTATCTCACATACATCTAAGTTATAGTCTCTCTATCCTAATGTGCTATGTAATCATCATTCATGACATTTCAAATGAAGGATACCTTCTAATTAGTTCCTCGATTGACTTAGTGTGCAATTCAGAATTGAACAACAGATttgttttctctttctttttttgcATAACTCCACCCTCTCCATTCTAGGAAACTAGACCCCCATGAGGAGGCTGCGGAGGCGGGGATGCAGTGCTGGAGAAGTTGGGCTTGAGATGGGCCGGGGccggggaaggggaaggggcagGGTCTCCAGTGTTCGGCCGCGGCCGCCTTCCCCCTACAGACTGCAACTATCTCCATCTAGAGAGACTTTGACCTatgctcaggcccagaagatggTGGAGGTGGACCTGGATGGAAGGCTTCACAGGATCAACATCACAGACCCTCTGCCAGTCATCACAGAGGACGAGATGATGGCTCAGGACATTGTTGAGTGCAACAGTAACAAAGAAAACAGCGAACAAACCCAGAGCAGAGCCAGACCAGGGCGCAAACCTCCCAACCCAAAGGGCCGCAGGAGGGAGAGCAAAACCTCATCTCACCTGAGCCGACGTTCTGGCGGTCAGCAACACACGCAAAGCCAAACCGATCCTTCCCAGCACCCTTCCCACCAAAGCCCTCTCCCTGAGCCCACCTTCCGCGTGCTGGACTCCCTGTGTCCTTCAGCCGCACCTCCCCTCCCTGCGGCCTACTACAGGTTCATAGAGAAGTCAGGAGAGGAGCAGGACTGTGAGGCAGAGTATGACATGGACGAGGAGGACCTGGCCTGGCTGGAGATGGTCAACCAAAAGAGGGTGTCTGATGGCCACGCCTCCGTCTCCCCGGATACCTTTGAGCTGCTGATCGACCGTCTGGAGAGGGAGTCCATCCTGGAGTCACGGAGCCAGGCCCTGTCCCAGAGTGCCATAGACGAGGATGCCTTCTGCTGCGTCTGCCTGGACGACGAGTGTCTCAACAGCAACGTCATCCTGTTCTGTGACATCTGCAACCTGGCCGTCCACCAGGAGTGTTACGGTGTGCCCTACATTCCTGAGGGCCAGTGGCTGTGCCGCTGCTGTCTGCAGTCCCCCTCGCGCCCCGTGGACTGTGTGCTCTGCCCCAACCGGGGAGGTGCCTTCAAACAGACTAGTGATGGACGCTGGGCCCACGTAGTCTGTGCCATATGGATCCCAGAGGTGTGCTTTGCCAACACGGTGTTCCTGGAGCCTGTGGAGGGGGTGAACAACATCCCCCCAGCCCGTTGGAAGCTCACCTGCCACCTGTGCAAGCAGAAAGGCTGGGGCGCGTCCATCCAGTGCCACAAGGCCAACTGTTACCGGGCCTTCCATGTCACCTGTGCCCAGAAGGCTGGCCTCTTCATGAAGATCGACCCGGTCCGAGAGACCGGGGTCAACGGAACCACCTTCTCTGTAAAGAAAACTGCCTTCTGTGAGAATCACTCCCCGGTCGGGTTAAGGCGAGATGGGTCTGGTGATGTGGaggggaggctggtgggaggaaggGGGAACAGAGGTCAAAGGTCATACACTCAGAGCCCCTTGGCCCTACCCAGTAAAAAGACTCCCAAGGgccagaagaagaagaaaggtcAGACAACCCGTCGCTCCGCTGTGCCTGTGCTGCTTGTGCCTCAGATCCCCTCTCACAGGTCAGCCCTCCCACACCCCTTCTACCAACACAACACTCCCAGTAGAATTCTTCTCTTTTGTCTTCTTACTACCGGTATATTTGCTTTGAGTGATCTTCAGTTTAGAGAGCACATTTTTATAGCCTAATAATAATGTATGTTTAATGGAACAGTACAACTGCCTTGTAGTAACTATtaatacactatctatacagtggAAAGATGCCAAAATATGAATAACAGTTATTGCAATGTGAACAGGCTGAACAAGATTTGCACTGGGGTTGCTGTCCAGAGGAAGAACCAGTTCATGCAGAGGCTTCACAACTACTGGCTGCTGAAACGTCAATCCCGAAACGGCATGCCTCTCATCCGGCGCCTGCACTCGCATCTGCAGGCTCACAAGACTGCTGAGCAGGTCAGGAAAatacggggggggggggacgacttAACGTCAATTATAGATCTTGTGTTGATAGtgaaatgtaaaatgtgtgtttgcgtgtgttcaGAGGGAGCCTGATGAGAAGCTTAGTGCGGCAAGGGAGGAGCTACGGTACTGGCAGAAGTTGCGGCAGGACCTGGAGAGAGCCCGGCTCCTGGTGGAACTCATTCGCAAGAGAGAGCGACTAAAGAGAGAGCAGGTACTTTTGTCAGTCGGGGGAGGCCATGATTTTACATACTGTATAATCATGAGTCACCATTTGCATATGACGTATGAAAATAATGCATTTTTACCATCACTGTATCTGTCTAATTGCTTTCCTTAAATTACTCTGCACTCTTTCATatgacctctttctctccccctctttcattCTCCCTGCAGATGAAACTTCAACAGGCTGCTCTGGAGCTGAAGTTGACCCCTGCGTTAATACTGCTGCGCTCCACCCTCGACCAGCTTCAGGAGAAGGACACGGCGCAGATCTTCTCCCAGCCTGTGAATCTAGCAGAGGTTAGTAGAGTTAGATAAGATTAGATTGGTCTTTTTTTGCATTGCTTTACAATTCAGCCTCTAGCAATGCTTTTCTCACCTtctttcttgaaaagtttgttcACTTTTATGTTTTTAATTCAAGGTCCCGGACTATCTGGAGTTCATCTCCAAGCCCATGGACTTGTCCAGCATGCGTGCCAAACTGGAGGCCCATGCTTACTGCTCCATTGCAGACCTGGAGGGCGACTTCAACCTCATGGTGTCCAACTGCCTGAGGTACAACTCAAAGGAGACCGCATTCCACCGAGCCGCCCTGCATCTGCGGGAGGTGGGAGGGGCCGTCCTCCGCCACGCCCACAGACAGGCCCAGAGCATCGGGTTGGACCCCAGCACGGGCATGCACCTCCCAGACTTCCCCAACATGCACGGCTTCTACCAATGCACCTGGGAGGACGGTGAGCACAGCTCACAGGTTGGGTTGGCTGTGGAATGGCGTTCAGAGAATAAAGCTTCACAATCATAACTCATGTctgtcttctctttctcctctttttgtgttctctctacagtggACTCTCTCCTGGACCCAGACAACAGGCTCCACCTGTCCACAGAGGAGCAGCTGAAGGCCCTGCTGGAGAAGCTGGACATGGTGACGTCCATGCGCTCCAGTGGAGGGAGAACCAAACGCATCCGGCTGTTGCGCAGAGAGATCAACACGATCGGACACAAGCAGCAGCGCTCACAGTCTCTCAACGGGAAAGAAGAAGAAGTCGAggaagaggaaaagggagagaaggGCAATGTGGAGAACGGTCCGTTAACATCAGCCTCTACCCCGGGGACAGGTAAGAGAAGAGATTTACTTTTATTGTTGCTTTCCAACCCTACTAATCTTTCTAGAATTGATGTGTTAGTCAAATTATTGATTTGTTGTTGTGCAATTCTGATTTTATTACCCTaaagcaggtattcccaaactgggtgaggtacgcgcaatgccgtcgagggtacgccaaataaaaatgtgattcacaatTATTtgtgtataaaaaataaaaaaatgtctgcacattttcaacagtacatttatattttccaacggggctatacatttgggtgaggttttcttctcacctgagtagccttgtttcaTTGGCAAAATGTttattaaaccatctagtgttcagcgaaataacaacacaatgtcaaatacaggtagcctagtcaaataatcaacatccaatcacattaactgttactctctcgtgggaaaccttcactcttgcgcagacatttataaacaaaacatgacaattttgagcgagaataaagatgactttcgagtagtaagacatgtatgaaagcaacagataccattaattagaaggggctagaagcgtcttatggtgagctactgagtggctagcacaggcaagacccatactattgtggaggacttcattcttcctgctgccgcggatatgACTGGGACattgctgggggaaaaggccaaaaaaactatacagagaCAATGCCTTTAACAAGCAACACTGTTTCACAACACATCATTGACATGGCAGgtgatgttttgaaacaattactgcttcacatacaagccagtgaattatatgcgttacagctggatgagtcaacagacaagGCGTGCCTGGcgcagctcctggtatatgtccgttgcGTTTATGGGGTGTCAATTAAGGAgcacatcctcttctgcaaaccattggaaaccaggacaacatgagaggatatttttaaagtactggacagcttagtgacatcaaatggactttggtggtcaggatgtgttggtatctgtactgatggcgcaaaagccatgacagggggacatagtggagtggtaacgtgcATGCAAGCAGTttctcccgacgccacttggttgcactgcagcatccaccgagaggctcttgctgccaaggtaATACCTGAACGCTtggaagacgttttggacactacggTGAGGACactaaagcaaggcccctgaactctcatgtattttctgcattatgtaatgatatgggcagcgaccatgtaacgcttttacaacatacagaatgTGCTGGtcatcaaggggcaaagtattgacatgttttttatttttttattttagagatgagcttaaagttttcattactgattaagaagttggagctcttttctgtctgcattaacaaggacaacacacaggtctttccatcattgtatgtcttttttgtgtgcaaattaactcaagcttacggaccgtgtcaaatgtgatatagagaagcacctgagtgagctgggtgcgcaattacgcaggtactttcctgaaatggatgacacaaacaactggattcgttatccctttcatgccctgccttcagtccacttactgatatctgaacaagagagcctcgtcGAAAttacaacaagcggttctgtgaaaatttaatcagaagccactgccagatttctggatagggctgcgctcagagtttcttgccttggcaaatcgcgctgttaagacactgatgccctttgcaaccacgtacctatgtgagagtggattctctgccctcactagcatgaaaactaaatacaggcaccgaatgtgtgtggaaaatgatttatgacagactctccaatacaacccaacattgcagcgTTATATGCACcttttcaagcacacccttctcattaacctgtggtgagttattcaacatttttgatgaacaaataaggttttatatgtaaaatggctaaataaagagattttgttgtaatgtttgagtcactcaaatatcacatgaataaacattagacatggcaaaatgtatagaattgcaagaaaatgtCTGAgtgaaaagtttgggaaccccctACCCTAAAgcatgaaacacacagagaatcTCACTGCCGATAGACTGCCGACAGGTACTTATCACAGTGGGAGGCTGGTCCTTCTCTTGCTACAACAAAAGCGGTACCTGCTGTGTGCCGATCCGGCAGCGACGAACCTACCGATTCTACTTGTAGAATGGCAATGCTCGTCAGTGGCTAACCACttgactttgagccaatcagagagcacaaACTCCCATGTGGGGGAACCAAAAATATATacatctaacgttagctagctaactaaacaTTTGTCTATGGGCTGGCACTGACAGCATGGGATTATGGTGAATTCAATTGTTTCTTCGTCATCTGGCTAGGTGGCCATCTGGCTAGTAACAACAAGGGCTTTCTACAAAATAGCAACATTAGTGCAGATAGCTTGGAATCTAGACCATAGGCAATAAACATGGATATGCATTGCCAAACAAcgctactgccaccttctggtttgGAGTATTTTGACAAGGCTGAGTGGCTGACGACTTCAAGATCTTTGCTGTGTGAATACAAAAGAGATTATTTGCCCACACAATGTTGGTAGTCAAACATTTGACAATCCTACCGGTGTGTCTGAGCTTTAACAAAGTGATAAATGCATGTTTCCTTCTTGTAGATGACTCTCCACCAACACTAGAGCCTTCATGCCCAGTGTCGTCCCCACTGCCAGGCGATGCCCCGCCTGAACCACCCTTACTGGGCCTAGTGACCACAGGGCGAAGGTCACCAGGGCGCTCCTACAAGCGCCAGAGATCCTCCCGTAGTGGGGGCAATGGGCGGAGTGATGATGATGCTGAAGTTGGGGAGACACCGACACCGTGCAAACAGGAGGAGGCTTCTCAAGAGGTCTCTCCTTTGGAAACTCCCAGTCCTCCCATTAACGCCTGTCCTTTGGTTGGAGTTGGCCGTCGTACATCGGTTCTGTTCAAGAAAGCTAAAAATGGAGCAAGACTCGCAAAGAACAAGGCGGCACAGTTACAGAACAGACGGACCACTGAGGGTAAAACCAATGGCTTGGACCGTACCCCCACCATTCCAAAACCTCCCAGTGTGACCGC
Proteins encoded in this region:
- the LOC135542213 gene encoding bromodomain and PHD finger-containing protein 3-like isoform X1, whose protein sequence is MRRLRRRGCSAGEVGLEMGRGRGRGRGRVSSVRPRPPSPYRLQLSPSRETLTYAQAQKMVEVDLDGRLHRINITDPLPVITEDEMMAQDIVECNSNKENSEQTQSRARPGRKPPNPKGRRRESKTSSHLSRRSGGQQHTQSQTDPSQHPSHQSPLPEPTFRVLDSLCPSAAPPLPAAYYRFIEKSGEEQDCEAEYDMDEEDLAWLEMVNQKRVSDGHASVSPDTFELLIDRLERESILESRSQALSQSAIDEDAFCCVCLDDECLNSNVILFCDICNLAVHQECYGVPYIPEGQWLCRCCLQSPSRPVDCVLCPNRGGAFKQTSDGRWAHVVCAIWIPEVCFANTVFLEPVEGVNNIPPARWKLTCHLCKQKGWGASIQCHKANCYRAFHVTCAQKAGLFMKIDPVRETGVNGTTFSVKKTAFCENHSPVGLRRDGSGDVEGRLVGGRGNRGQRSYTQSPLALPSKKTPKGQKKKKGQTTRRSAVPVLLVPQIPSHRLNKICTGVAVQRKNQFMQRLHNYWLLKRQSRNGMPLIRRLHSHLQAHKTAEQREPDEKLSAAREELRYWQKLRQDLERARLLVELIRKRERLKREQMKLQQAALELKLTPALILLRSTLDQLQEKDTAQIFSQPVNLAEVPDYLEFISKPMDLSSMRAKLEAHAYCSIADLEGDFNLMVSNCLRYNSKETAFHRAALHLREVGGAVLRHAHRQAQSIGLDPSTGMHLPDFPNMHGFYQCTWEDVDSLLDPDNRLHLSTEEQLKALLEKLDMVTSMRSSGGRTKRIRLLRREINTIGHKQQRSQSLNGKEEEVEEEEKGEKGNVENGPLTSASTPGTDDSPPTLEPSCPVSSPLPGDAPPEPPLLGLVTTGRRSPGRSYKRQRSSRSGGNGRSDDDAEVGETPTPCKQEEASQEVSPLETPSPPINACPLVGVGRRTSVLFKKAKNGARLAKNKAAQLQNRRTTEGKTNGLDRTPTIPKPPSVTALTNPAPPPTPPTPSSPSSHHLRSRGSNSDGEADKPLHLVKEDGLTNGLGKHKEDSSDPPSNDQKHSAPLLPKRSRGKPALAKVPERQNGGSGMSILLPFESQTELTPLDLVWAKCRGYPSYPAMVVDPDMPQEGLLHNGIPIPVPPGDVLKLGERRQKATGERHYLVLFFDTKRTWQWLPRDKLLPMGMDDTVDKLRLMEGKKPSVRKSVHTAYDRAMIHLNHVMNHAKGNLSFNPSNFI
- the LOC135542213 gene encoding bromodomain and PHD finger-containing protein 3-like isoform X2, giving the protein MRRLRRRGCSAGEVGLEMGRGRGRGRGRVSSVRPRPPSPYRLQLSPSRETLTYAQAQKMVEVDLDGRLHRINITDPLPVITEDEMMAQDIVECNSNKENSEQTQSRARPGRKPPNPKGRRRESKTSSHLSRRSGGQQHTQSQTDPSQHPSHQSPLPEPTFRVLDSLCPSAAPPLPAAYYRFIEKSGEEQDCEAEYDMDEEDLAWLEMVNQKRVSDGHASVSPDTFELLIDRLERESILESRSQALSQSAIDEDAFCCVCLDDECLNSNVILFCDICNLAVHQECYGVPYIPEGQWLCRCCLQSPSRPVDCVLCPNRGGAFKQTSDGRWAHVVCAIWIPEVCFANTVFLEPVEGVNNIPPARWKLTCHLCKQKGWGASIQCHKANCYRAFHVTCAQKAGLFMKIDPVRETGVNGTTFSVKKTAFCENHSPVGLRRDGSGDVEGRLVGGRGNRGQRSYTQSPLALPSKKTPKGQKKKKGQTTRRSAVPVLLVPQIPSHRLNKICTGVAVQRKNQFMQRLHNYWLLKRQSRNGMPLIRRLHSHLQAHKTAEQREPDEKLSAAREELRYWQKLRQDLERARLLVELIRKRERLKREQMKLQQAALELKLTPALILLRSTLDQLQEKDTAQIFSQPVNLAEVPDYLEFISKPMDLSSMRAKLEAHAYCSIADLEGDFNLMVSNCLRYNSKETAFHRAALHLREVGGAVLRHAHRQAQSIGLDPSTGMHLPDFPNMHGFYQCTWEDVDSLLDPDNRLHLSTEEQLKALLEKLDMVTSMRSSGGRTKRIRLLRREINTIGHKQQRSQSLNGKEEEVEEEEKGEKGNVENGPLTSASTPGTGLTNGLGKHKEDSSDPPSNDQKHSAPLLPKRSRGKPALAKVPERQNGGSGMSILLPFESQTELTPLDLVWAKCRGYPSYPAMVVDPDMPQEGLLHNGIPIPVPPGDVLKLGERRQKATGERHYLVLFFDTKRTWQWLPRDKLLPMGMDDTVDKLRLMEGKKPSVRKSVHTAYDRAMIHLNHVMNHAKGNLSFNPSNFI